The proteins below are encoded in one region of Polypterus senegalus isolate Bchr_013 chromosome 2, ASM1683550v1, whole genome shotgun sequence:
- the LOC120523006 gene encoding cytochrome c oxidase assembly factor 5: MPQYYEGKVEEQVACAGIKEDLKACLLQHDCILREGKSAAECLKEGHCKALQVSFFECKRSILDNRARFRGRKGY; this comes from the exons ATGCCGCAGTACTACGAGGGGAAAGTGGAGGAGCAGGTAGCTTGTGCTGGCATCAAGGAGGACTTGAAGGCTTGTCTGCTGCAGCACGACTGCATTCTTCGG GAAGGTAAAAGTGCAGCAGAGTGCTTAAAAGAAGGCCACTGCAAAGCATTACAAGTCTCCTTCTTTGAATGTAAACGGTCAATC CTGGACAACAGAGCACGATTCAGGGGAAGAAAAGGCTACTGA